The following proteins are co-located in the Neomonachus schauinslandi chromosome 8, ASM220157v2, whole genome shotgun sequence genome:
- the TBX18 gene encoding T-box transcription factor TBX18 produces MAEKRRGSPCSMLSLKAHAFSVEALIGAEKQQQLQKKRRKLGAEEAAGAVDDGGCSRGGGAGEKGSSEGDEGPALPPSAGAASGPGRSCADLERSCGSRGAAGGCEDGFLQGASPLASPGGSPKGSPAPSLARPGTPLPSPQAPRVDLQGAELWKRFHEIGTEMIITKAGRRMFPAMRVKISGLDPHQQYYIAMDIVPVDNKRYRYVYHSSKWMVAGNADSPVPPRVYIHPDSPASGETWMRQVISFDKLKLTNNELDDQGHIILHSMHKYQPRVHVIRKDCGDDLSPIKPVPSGEGVKAFSFPETVFTTVTAYQNQQITRLKIDRNPFAKGFRDSGRNRMGLEALVESYAFWRPSLRTLTFEDIPGIPKQGNTSSSTLLQGSGNGVPATHPHLLSGSPCSSPAFHLGPNTSQLCSLAPADYSACARSGLTLNRYSTSLAETYNRLTNQPGETFAAPRTPSYVGVSSSTSVNMSLGGTDGDTFSCPQTSLSMQISGMSPQLQYIMPSPSSNAFAANQTHQGSYNTFRLHSPCALYGYNFSTSPKLAASPEKIVSSQGSFLGSSPSGTMTDRQMLPPVEGVHLLSSGGQQSFFDSRTLGSLPLSSSQVSAHMV; encoded by the exons ATGGCCGAGAAGCGGAGGGGCTCGCCGTGCAGCATGCTAAGCCTTAAGGCGCACGCCTTCTCCGTGGAGGCGCTGATAGGCGCCGAGAAGCAGCAACAGCTTCAGAAGAAGCGACGAAAGCTGGGCGCGGAAGAGGCAGCGGGGGCCGTAGATGACGGAGGCTGCAGCCGCGGCGGTGGCGCCGGTGAAAAGGGTTCCTCCGAGGGAGACGAAGGCCCTGCGCTCCCGCCATCGGCTGGGGCGGCATCTGGACCCGGCCGGAGCTGCGCAGACCTGGAACGGAGCTGCGGCTCCCGTGGAGCCGCGG GCGGCTGTGAGGACGGCTTCCTGCAGGGCGCTTCCCCGCTGGCGTCCCCGGGAGGATCCCCGAAGGGGTCCCCGGCGCCCTCCCTGGCACGGCCGGGAACCCCGCTGCCCTCGCCGCAGGCCCCGAGGGTGGATCTGCAGGGAGCAGAGCTCTGGAAGCGCTTTCACGAGATCGGCACGGAGATGATCATCACCAAGGCGGGCAG GCGCATGTTTCCAGCAATGAGAGTGAAGATCTCAGGACTAGATCCTCACCAGCAGTATTACATTGCCATGGATATTGTGCCAGTGGACAACAAAAGATACAG GTATGTTTACCACAGCTCTAAATGGATGGTGGCGGGTAATGCTGACTCCCCTGTGCCCCCACGGGTGTACATCCATCCAGACTCGCCTGCCTCAGGAGAGACTTGGATGAGACAAGTGATCAGCTTTGACAAGCTGAAGCTCACCAACAATGAACTGGATGACCAAGGCCAT ATTATTCTTCATTCTATGCACAAATACCAACCACGGGTCCATGTCATCCGTAAAGACTGTGGGGATGATCTTTCTCCCATCAAGCCTGTTCCATCTGGGGAGGGAGTAAAGGCATTCTCCTTTCCAGAAACTGTCTTCACAACTGTCACTGCCTATCAGAACCAACAG ATTACTCGCCTGAAGATAGATAGGAATCCATTTGCCAAAGGCTTCCGAGACTCTGGGCGTAACAG AATGGGTTTGGAAGCCCTTGTGGAGTCATATGCATTCTGGAGACCTTCACTACGGACTCTCACCTTTGAAGATATCCCTGGAATTCCCAAGCAAG GAAATACAAGTTCTTCCACATTGCTCCAAGGCTCTGGGAATGGCGTTCCTGCCACCCACCCTCATCTTTTGTCTGGATCCCCTtgctcctctcctgccttccacCTGGGGCCCAACACCAGCCAGCTGTGTAGCCTGGCCCCGGCTGACTACTCCGCCTGTGCCCGCTCTGGCCTCACCCTCAACCGCTACAGCACATCCTTGGCCGAGACCTACAACAGGCTCACCAACCAGCCTGGCGAGACCTTCGCCGCGCCCAGGACTCCTTCCTATGTGGGCGTGAGCAGCAGTACCTCGGTGAACATGTCCCTGGGCGGCACGGATGGGGACACTTTCAGCTGCCCACAGACCAGCCTGTCCATGCAGATTTCGGGGATGTCCCCCCAGCTTCAGTACATCATGCCTTCACCCTCCAGCAACGCCTTTGCTGCTAACCAGACCCATCAGGGTTCCTATAACACGTTCAGGTTACACAGCCCCTGTGCCTTGTATGGatataatttctccacatcccccaAACTGGCTGCCAGTCCTGAGAAAATTGTTTCTTCCCAAGGAAGTTTCTTGGGGTCCTCACCGAGTGGGACCATGACCGATCGGCAGATGTTGCCCCCTGTGGAAGGAGTGCACCTGCTTAGCAGTGGGGGTCAGCAGAGTTTCTTTGACTCTAGGACCCTAGGAAGCTTACCTCTGTCATCATCTCAAGTGTCTGCACATATGGTCTGA